From a region of the Drosophila virilis strain 15010-1051.87 chromosome 3, Dvir_AGI_RSII-ME, whole genome shotgun sequence genome:
- the LOC26530573 gene encoding probable isocitrate dehydrogenase [NAD] subunit alpha, mitochondrial: MSRKFFTIALLCRQRSLASCALRGPAGSWCVGGASEARMSVSQRSVTMFARESRSESVTCRHPRRRPPDEKQLPARRRVCPIRVRRGKLTKLDNQNQKRVLKVIEVLEPRRIPPPRQHFSTEPLCSLGASEEPCGTSKKPPTGPRGPTGPTGPAGPTGPAGPTGPTGPTGPRAPPPPPQGPSGPPGTSGSGKGSKLPAVRGPAGGDGGASSAKGGTCGKGGKGEQGGKGGKGGQGGKGGNGGQPRVITLMPGDGIGPEISLAVLEVLKAVQAPLVFEPVDVTPVIDSEGRTSIPEAVIESMQRTKLGLKGPLMTPVGKGFRSLNLTLRVLFNLYANVRPCRSLEGVETVYGKVDIITIRENTEGEYSGIEHQLVNGVVQSIKLITRAASLRVADYCFKYAIAMNRKKITAVHKRSSMRMSDGLFINCVREVYEKYKDQLKSKGIVYEEAAISTVCLKIVADPAQFDVLVLPNLYGDILSDTCAGLVGGLGLTPSANIGTSGAIFEAVHGTAPTIAGKDLANPTALLLSAAMMLRYIDLSPFADKIERAVLQTIKVDNVRTVDLGGKAKCSEYTKALIKNLK; encoded by the coding sequence ATGTCTCGCAAGTTTTTCACTATCGCCCTGTTGTGTCGACAGCGGTCGCTCGCCAGCTGTGCGCTCCGTGGACCAGCCGGGAGCTGGTGTGTCGGGGGCGCTTCCGAGGCCCGGATGTCGGTTAGCCAGCGAAGCGTAACCATGTTCGCTCGCGAGAGTCGCAGTGAGTCGGTCACGTGTCGTCATCCGCGCAGACGTCCGCCGGATGAGAAGCAGCTGCCGGCCAGGCGACGGGTTTGCCCCATCCGTGTGCGCCGCGGAAAACTGACGAAGCTGGAcaaccaaaaccaaaagcgGGTCCTTAAGGTGATCGAGGTGCTCGAACCACGTCGGATTCCGCCTCCACGACAGCATTTCAGTACAGAGCCGCTGTGTTCTTTGGGAGCAAGCGAAGAGCCCTGCGGAACAAGCAAAAAGCCACCAACAGGCCCACGAGGACCAACAGGACCAACAGGACCAGCTGGACCAACGGGACCAGCTGGACCAACAGGACCAACAGGACCAACAGGTCCAcgagcaccaccaccaccaccacaagGACCTTCAGGACCACCAGGAACATCCGGGTCAGGAAAGGGCAGCAAGTTGCCCGCTGTACGTGGCCCAGCTGGAGGCGACGGTGGCGCCTCCTCAGCCAAGGGCGGAACGTGTGGAAAGGGTGGAAAGGGTGAACAGGGTGGGAAGGGAGGAAAGGGCGGACAGGGGGGAAAGGGTGGAAATGGGGGACAGCCACGCGTCATAACCTTAATGCCCGGCGATGGCATTGGCCCGGAGATATCGCTGGCCGTGCTGGAGGTACTGAAGGCAGTTCAGGCGCCGCTCGTATTCGAGCCAGTCGACGTTACGCCCGTGATAGACAGCGAGGGCAGGACATCAATACCTGAAGCTGTTATTGAGAGCATGCAACGCACCAAGCTGGGCCTGAAGGGTCCGCTGATGACGCCGGTGGGCAAAGGCTTTCGCTCCCTGAATCTGACACTGCGCGTTCTGTTCAACCTGTACGCGAATGTGCGCCCCTGCCGCTCGCTGGAGGGCGTGGAGACTGTCTACGGCAAAGTGGATATCATAACCATACGCGAGAACACAGAGGGCGAGTACTCGGGCATTGAGCATCAGCTGGTCAACGGGGTTGTGCAGAGCATCAAGCTCATCACACGGGCCGCCTCGTTACGCGTCGCTGACTACTGCTTCAAGTATGCGATTGCGATGAATCGCAAGAAGATTACCGCGGTGCACAAGCGCTCCAGCATGCGTATGTCGGACGgtttgtttatcaattgtGTGCGCGAGGTGTATGAGAAATACAAGGATCAGTTGAAGAGCAAGGGCATTGTCTACGAGGAGGCGGCCATCAGCACGGTCTGTCTCAAGATTGTGGCCGATCCGGCGCAGTTCGATGTGCTCGTCCTGCCCAATCTCTATGGCGACATCTTGTCGGACACATGCGCCGGTCTCGTTGGCGGCCTGGGCCTGACGCCCTCCGCGAACATCGGCACCAGCGGCGCCATTTTCGAGGCTGTTCACGGCACAGCGCCGACCATAGCTGGCAAGGATCTGGCTAATCCGACGGCCCTGCTACTCTCGGCCGCCATGATGTTGCGCTACATCGATTTGAGCCCCTTCGCCGATAAAATCGAGCGCGCCGTCCTTCAAACCATCAAGGTGGACAACGTGCGCACCGTAGACCTGGGCGGCAAGGCCAAGTGCTCCGAATACACCAAGGCACTAATAAAGAATCTCAAGTGA